The Coffea arabica cultivar ET-39 chromosome 1e, Coffea Arabica ET-39 HiFi, whole genome shotgun sequence genome has a window encoding:
- the LOC113694300 gene encoding beta-glucosidase 12-like, whose protein sequence is MVRNEGGRAVERVAAMEERRDEEGDDVLNRSSFPKGFIFGAASSAYQVEGAWNIDGKGPSNWDVFTHKFPGKISNGSNGDVAADSYHRYKEDIKLLKEMNADSYRFSISWPRVIPHGKISKGINEKGIEYYNRLIDEILAHGLKPIVTIFHWDLPQALDEEYGGFLSPKIIKDFHDYANLLFARFGDRVKDWITFNEPWTFSSNGYDSGSSAPGRCSAWMNNNCTGGNSGTEPYLVAHHQLLAHADVVKLYRRVYQARQKGQIGITLVAEWMVPFSNSPLDQRAAIRALDFMFGWFMNPLVYGDYPASMRILVRDRLPKFTPKQSKELIGSYDFLGLNYYTANYAAHVTTPPNKVNLSYSTEQRVNRTASRNGKLIGAQAGSTWLHIYPKGIWDLLLYVKTKYKDPIIYITENGVDEVNNPTLPLKQALQDSFRSRYYYQHLQYVRKAIKNGVRVMAYYGWAIVDNFEWSAGYSVRFGINYVDYSTLKRFRKLSSYWFERFLRK, encoded by the exons ATGGTGAGGAATGAGGGAGGTAGAGCGGTGGAGAGGGTGGCAGCAATGGAGGAGAGAAGAGATGAGGAGGGTGATG ATGTACTCAACCGGAGCAGTTTTCCCAAAGGGTTCATCTTTGGGGCTGCATCTTCTGCTTATCAG gTTGAAGGCGCTTGGAACATTGATGGCAAAGGTCCAAGCAACTGGGATGTTTTCACTCACAAATTCCCAG GTAAAATTTCAAATGGCAGTAACGGAGATGTGGCAGCAGACTCCTACCATCGATATAAG GAGGATATCAAACTCTTGAAGGAAATGAATGCAGATTCTTATCGCTTCTCAATTTCTTGGCCTAGAGTAATTCCTC ATGGCAAGATTAGCAAAGGCATAAATGAGAAAGGAATTGAGTACTACAATAGGCTCATAGACGAAATTCTTGCTCATG GTTTAAAGCCAATTGTGACAATTTTTCACTGGGACTTGCCCCAAGCCTTAGATGAAGAGTATGGAGGCTTCTTGAGTCCTAAAATTAT AAAGGATTTTCATGACTACGCAAATCTACTGTTTGCGAGGTTTGGTGATCGAGTGAAAGATTGGATCACATTCAATGAACCTTGGACCTTTAGTTCAAATGGTTATGATAGTGGATCCTCTGCTCCTGGTCGATGTTCTGCTTGGATGAATAATAACTGCACCGGTGGAAATTCAGGGACAGAACCCTACTTGGTGGCACACCACCAACTTTTGGCTCATGCTGATGTAGTTAAATTATACAGGAGAGTGTATCAG GCTCGCCAAAAAGGACAAATTGGGATTACACTAGTCGCTGAATGGATGGTGCCATTTTCAAATTCACCTCTTGATCAACGAGCAGCCATTCGTGCCcttgatttcatgtttggatG GTTTATGAACCCTTTGGTATATGGTGATTATCCCGCTTCAATGAGAATTCTTGTCCGCGACCGACTTCCCAAATTTACACCAAAGCAATCTAAAGAACTGATAGGGTCATATGATTTTCTTGGATTAAATTACTACACAGCTAATTATGCTGCCCATGTTACAACTCCTCCAAATAAGGTGAATTTAAGCTATAGCACAGAACAGCGAGTTAACCGTACAG CGAGCCGCAATGGGAAGCTCATTGGCGCACAG GCTGGTTCAACTTGGCTTCATATTTATCCAAAAGGGATTTGGGATCTCCTTCTCTATGTAAAAACAAAATACAAAGATCCAATCATTTACATTACAGAAAATG GGGTTGATGAAGTAAACAATCCCACATTACCACTTAAGCAAGCTCTTCAAGACAGCTTTAGAAGCCGATACTACTATCAGCACCTTCAGTATGTTCGAAAAGCAATCAA AAATGGCGTTAGAGTGATGGCATACTATGGATGGGCAATTGTTGACAATTTTGAGTGGAGTGCTGGATATAGTGTCCGTTTTGGAATCAATTATGTAGACTATAGTACCTTAAAAAGATTCCGTAAGCTCTCTTCTTACTGGTTTGAGAGATTCCTCCGCAAGTAA
- the LOC140016125 gene encoding uncharacterized protein — translation MAELPNSIVVVCDFHARKVLQNDPPLSGVIKVNKLGSLVKNVKREPPSGAIYGMVSHYGSCHFWYDNWLATGALFLRAPVVPNLSFRNFIINGHWDVNLLSQTLPRDIVSSILKFPIPEGEHADEVIWMHTSSGNFTLTSAFREARIVEWWLRSQDSAIRHFICLILPSITCWHIWKARNKAIFEGVQMRSAVICKAIFSEIKSIVEIHFKQMIEVQTFCQLFDWSISSVSVFEFKLVRWEAKEIGKFILNTDGCSKGNPGVGGGGGVLQDTTGLTLFSFSAFFGETTALRAEVLALLIDLQIRVQRGFDNLCVQSDLLVLVGILQRCFQCPWHIRKEVRQIWHLVDDPACFSHCYREANKAADALSNAGIIHPEQHIKVYDCFNMFPRLARGEIRLDRIGMPLIRKIRHTAAATGCG, via the exons ATGGCGGAGCTTCCGAACTCGATCGTCGTTGTGTGTGACTTTCATGCAAGAAAAGTACTGCAGAATGATCCACCATTGTCAGGCGTCATTAAGGTTAACAAACTCGGCAGTCTGGTGAAGAATGTTAAACGTGAGCCACCAAGTGGAGCTATCTATGGTATGGTTAGTCATTACGGGTCGTGTCACTTTTGGTACGACAATTGGTTGGCCACTGGTGCATTATTTCTTAGAGCACCAGTTGTCCCAAACTTATCATTTCGCAATTTCATTATCAACGGGCATTGGGATGTCAATCTTTTATCTCAAACCTTGCCAAGAGATATTGTTTCCTCAATCTTAAAGTTCCCGATCCCTGAAGGTGAACATGCAGATGAAGTCATTTGGATGCACACGTCATCTGGAAACTTCACATTGACATCAGCTTTTCGGGAG GCTCGCATAGTTGAATGGTGGTTAAGGTCACAAGATTCTGCGATACGCCATTTTATCTGTCTCATTCTTCCAAGTATTACCTGTTGGCACATTTGGAAGGCGAGAAATAAAGCTATATTTGAGGGTGTCCAGATGCGATCTGCTGTCATATGTAAAGCCATCTTCTCTGAAATTAAATCCATTGTGGAGATCCACTTCAAACAAATGATTGAAGTGCAAACATTTTGTCAGTTGTTTGATTGGTCGATTTCGTCTGTTAGTGTATTTGAATTCAAATTGGTTCGGTGGGAGGCGAAAGAGATTGGGAAGTTTATACTCAATACGGATGGTTGTTCTAAGGGTAATCCAGGAGTAGGTGGAGGTGGTGGGGTCCTTCAAGATACAACCGGCTtaactttgttttctttttcggCTTTCTTTGGAGAGACTACAGCTCTTCGTGCAGAGGTTCTGGCTCTTCTAATTGATCTTCAAATACGTGTACAAAGGGGTTTTGACAACCTATGTGTGCAATCGGATTTATTGGTCTTAGTTGGGATTCTTCAGCGGTGCTTTCAGTGTCCGTGGCATATCCGAAAAGAGGTCCGACAAATTTGGCATTTAGTTGACGATCCTGCTTGTTTCTCACATTGCTACAGGGAGGCAAACAAAGCTGCTGATGCACTGTCTAATGCGGGCATAATTCACCCTGAGCAACATATCAAGGTCTATGATTGCTTTAATATGTTTCCCAGGCTAGCTCGTGGGGAAATCCGACTGGATAGAATAGGAATGCCTTTGATTAGGAAAATTAGGCATACTGCAGCTGCTACAGGATGTGGATGA